CAACTGTCCGCCGAGCGACTGGAGCGCAAGCTGGCCGGCAAGCTGCCGGACGCGGAACAGGCCGTGCTCACCAAGTCGGTCAAAACCATCGTGGACCAGGTGGATGCCATGAAGCGCCTGGTCAACGAGTTCCGCGACTACGCCCGCCTGCCCGCTGCCGAGCTGCACCCGCTGGATCTCAACGCACTCATCACCGACGTGCTGCACTTGTACGACCCCGAGACCGCCCAGGTGCCCGTGCGGGCTGAGCTCGACGAGCGTTGCCCCCTCATACGGGGCGACGCGCAGCAGCTGCGCCAGGTGGTGCACAACCTGTTGCAGAACGCCCAGGACGCCACCCAGCAGGCCGCCGAGCAGCAGGGCTCGGCGCCCGCCGCGGTGCGCATCGGCACGCGCTGGAACGATGCGGCGCAGCGCGTGCGGCTCACGATATCCGACTGTGGCCCGGGCTTCCCGCCGCATATCCTGCAGCGTGCGTTCGAGCCCTACGTCACCACCAAGCCGCGCGGCACGGGCCTGGGCCTGGCGGTCGTCAAGAAAATTGCAGACGAACATGGAGCCAGGATCGATCTGGTCAACCGCGTGGAAGGCGATGTGGTGGTGGGCGCCCAAGTGTCGCTATCATTTGCCCCTGAAACGGCGGTAGCGTTGTAACGGCAACGCGGCCCGTGCAGTAAGGGTGCATTTACACACATGGCAAACATTCTGGTGGTCGACGACGAACTGGGCATCCGGGACCTGTTGTCAGAAATCCTGAACGACGAGGGACACAGCGTGGACCTGGCCGAAAACGCCACGCAGGCACGCAGCGCACGCCTGTCCGCCAACTACGACTTGGTGCTGCTCGACATCTGGATGCCGGACACCGATGGCGTCTCACTGCTCAAGGAATGGGCCATGGCGGGCGCGCTGACCATGCCCGTGATCATGATGAGCGGGCACGCCACCATCGACACCGCGGTGGAGGCTACCCGCATCGGGGCGTTCTCGTTCCTGGAAAAGCCCATCACCATGCAAAAGCTGCTCAAGGCCGTGGAGCAAGGCTTGGCACGCAGCACCGCTGGCCAGCCGCAGGCGGCTCCTGCCCCTGCCAACGCCGCCGCGGTGCCGCCATCGGGCATGGTCCTTGGGGGCAATGGCGCGCAGCCTGCCGCGCATGTCACACCGGCGGCCGAATCGCTGCCGCTGTCGCACCAGGGTTTCAACCTCGACCGTCCTCTGCGCGAGGCGCGTGACGGCTTCGAAAAGGCCTATTTCGAATTCCACCTGGCCCGCGAGGGCGGCTCCATGACCCGTGTCGCTGAAAAAACGGGGCTGGAGCGCACCCACCTCTATCGCAAGCTGCGACAGCTGGGCGTGGATCTGGGGCGGAACAAGCGCAGCGGATGAGCAAGACAAATTCTCAAAGTCTGGCATTGTCCTGATTTGTCAGGCTATAATGCGAGGCTCAGGCCCGGTAGCTCAGTCGGTAGAGCAGAGGATTGAAAATCCTTGTGTCGGCGGTTCGATTCCGTCCCAGGCCACCATTCAATGGTCTAAGTGCGTCTATCTTAGACCGACTGCCCTAGGTGTATCAAGCACTTAGGGCTTTTTTTTGTCTTTTGCCGTCCAATCAAGGCCTGCTAAATCCGGGCTTTTTGGGGGGTAAAAGACGGGGTATACCCCCCAAGGCTCGGGGTGGGGGTACTTTTTTACCCCCCCCCCGACACATCAACACCAGCTCCCGATGCCATGAGCGCCCTTACTCCACCAATTGGGCCACCAGGTCAACATGCTGGCGCCCCACTAGGTCAGGCAGCACCGCAGTGACGTCGTAACCCTTGGCGCCCACCAGCACGCGCATGCCTGCATTCAGGTCAGTGCGAAAGCGCACGCGGATGCTGGCCCGGACGATGGACGCCTCGGCATCAGAGCGGATGGACTCGCTGCCACTCAGGTGACGCACGTTGGCCCACAGCGTGGCATGGTCTGCCCAGGCTTCGGGCAAGTGACCTGCCCCCATTGACCGTGCCAACAGATTGGAGAAGTCCGGGGTTGAAGGTTAATCGAAGTTTTGTTTCTGCTCACTGCCAGCAGCACCGCCAGCGCGCTGGCGGTGCTGCTGGGCGAATCGTGCCGGCGGGATGCGTCCCAAACTGCTGTGCGGCCTGACCTCGTTGTAATCCCGCCGCCAATGTGCAATGCACTCCCGGGCCTGTGACAAGGATTCAAACCACTGCTCGTTGAGGCATTCATCTCTGAACTTGCCGTTGAAGCTCTCGATGTAGCCGTTCTGCATGGGCTTGCCCGGCTCAATCAGGATGTGCCGAATCCCGTTCTTGTGCGTCCAGGCCAGGAACGCCCGACTGGTGAACTCCGGGCCATTGTCCGTTCGCACTGTTGCCGGGTAGCCACGGAACCTTGCCACTTGGTCGAGCACGCGCGTGACGTACTGGCCCGAGATGCCGTAGTCCACCGTGATGTCCACGGACTCCTTGCTGAAGTCATCCACCACCGTCAGATACTTGATGCGCCGTCCACTGGACAGACTGTCCGAGACGAAATCCATGCTCAGCACCTCGTTGATATTCCTGGCCAGTTGCAGCGACACACGCTCTTGCGCTGGGCGTTTGACTTTGCGGCGCTTCTTCACCGTCAGGTTGGCCTGCCGGTACAGCCGATAGATGCGCTTGTGGTTCACCCCCGGAAACTGCTGGCGCAGCATGTCGTGGATGCGCCGGTAGCCGAATCGGCGGCGCACCAAGGCCGTTTGCCGAATCTGTTCACCCAGGGTGGCGTTGAGCTCGCTGGGCTGCGGTGGGTGGCGGTAGCTGTCTCGGGATAGCCCCACAAGGCGGCAGGCGTGCCGCTCCGAGAGGTGATGCTGCTCAATCATCTGCCGGATGGCATCGCGGCGCGCCTGTGGGGCTAGCGCTTTACCCCGAAGACGCTCTTGAGGGCGTGGATGTCCAGGTGGGCTTCGGCCAGCAGTTTCTTGAGCTTTGCGTTCTCGCTCTCAAGCTCGCGCAGGCGCTGGGCCTCTGAGACCTGCATGCCGCCGAACTTGGCACGCCATTTGTAAAACGTGGCCTGGCTGAAGCCGCCGCTGCGGCACAACTCGGGGATGCCCATGCCGGCTTCGGCCTGTCGCAAGAAGCCAATGATTTGTTCGTCGCCGAACCTGCTCTTCTTCATGTCCGTCATTCTCCTGGGTTGACGGGCTTCTCTCGTTTATTGTGGTACGGCTGGTGGGGGGCAGGTCACAAGGGCGATCCCCAATCGTCCACGCCTCCCGTGCGCTTTTGGACGATGACGCGGGTATTGAGGTCACCGGCTCTCATGCGTACACCCGGTACGGTGCCAGCAGGCGCTCAAACGTCGGGTTCTTGGACAGCGGGCGCTCGATCAGTTCTTCGCGGTGGGTGTACAGCGTGCCCACCAGCAGCAGCGCGGCGGCTTTCACCGGAGCGGGTGCGGTGGCGTCCAGTGGCGTGGGCGAGTTGATGTAGTCGCCTACCGATGCCGTGGCGGCGTCGATCATGGATTGCAGCAGCGCATCTTCCTCGCTGTGGTCGATGCGGCAGTGCAGTTTCACT
This region of Alicycliphilus denitrificans K601 genomic DNA includes:
- a CDS encoding response regulator; this encodes MANILVVDDELGIRDLLSEILNDEGHSVDLAENATQARSARLSANYDLVLLDIWMPDTDGVSLLKEWAMAGALTMPVIMMSGHATIDTAVEATRIGAFSFLEKPITMQKLLKAVEQGLARSTAGQPQAAPAPANAAAVPPSGMVLGGNGAQPAAHVTPAAESLPLSHQGFNLDRPLREARDGFEKAYFEFHLAREGGSMTRVAEKTGLERTHLYRKLRQLGVDLGRNKRSG
- a CDS encoding head-tail connector protein; translated protein: MLTLTEVKLHCRIDHSEEDALLQSMIDAATASVGDYINSPTPLDATAPAPVKAAALLLVGTLYTHREELIERPLSKNPTFERLLAPYRVYA
- a CDS encoding phage head closure protein, encoding MPEAWADHATLWANVRHLSGSESIRSDAEASIVRASIRVRFRTDLNAGMRVLVGAKGYDVTAVLPDLVGRQHVDLVAQLVE
- a CDS encoding IS3 family transposase (programmed frameshift); protein product: MKKSRFGDEQIIGFLRQAEAGMGIPELCRSGGFSQATFYKWRAKFGGMQVSEAQRLRELESENAKLKKLLAEAHLDIHALKSVFRGKALAPQARRDAIRQMIEQHHLSERHACRLVGLSRDSYRHPPQPSELNATLGEQIRQTALVRRRFGYRRIHDMLRQQFPGVNHKRIYRLYRQANLTVKKRRKVKRPAQERVSLQLARNINEVLSMDFVSDSLSSGRRIKYLTVVDDFSKESVDITVDYGISGQYVTRVLDQVARFRGYPATVRTDNGPEFTSRAFLAWTHKNGIRHILIEPGKPMQNGYIESFNGKFRDECLNEQWFESLSQARECIAHWRRDYNEVRPHSSLGRIPPARFAQQHRQRAGGAAGSEQKQNFD